The following are encoded together in the Melitaea cinxia chromosome 22, ilMelCinx1.1, whole genome shotgun sequence genome:
- the LOC123664490 gene encoding 40S ribosomal protein S11 isoform X2: MADQTEKAFQKQATVFLNKKGGLKRKDMRHHKNVGLGFKTPREAIEGTYIDKKCPFTGNVSIRGRILTGVVQKMKMQRTIVIRRDYLHYLPKYNRFEKRHRNMSVHLSPCFRDVEQGDIVTIGECRPLSKTVRFNVLKVSKGKGSKKSFKKF, encoded by the exons ATGGCGGATCAG ACTGAGAAAGCGTTTCAGAAACAGGCGACGGTGTTCCTCAACAAGAAGGGGGGACTCAAGAGGAAAGATATGCGACATCATAAGAATGTCGGTCTAGGTTTCAAGACACCACGAGAG GCGATTGAAGGTACATACATTGACAAGAAGTGCCCTTTCACTGGTAATGTATCGATCCGTGGTCGTATCCTTACTGGAGTCGTGCAGAAAATGAAAATGCAACGGACGATTGTCATCCGTCGTGATTACTTGCACTATCTCCCAAAATACAATAGATTTGAGAAGCGTCACAGGAATATGTCAGTACATCTGTCACCGTGCTTcag AGACGTTGAGCAAGGAGACATCGTAACAATTGGAGAGTGCAGGCCACTGTCCAAGACTGTAAGATTCAACGTGCTTAAGGTTTCCAAGGGCAAGGGATCCAAGAAATCCTtcaaaaaattctaa
- the LOC123664490 gene encoding 40S ribosomal protein S11 isoform X1, with translation MADQTERSFQKQPTVFLNRKKGIGVKRSRKPLRYHKDVGLGFKTPREAIEGTYIDKKCPFTGNVSIRGRILTGVVQKMKMQRTIVIRRDYLHYLPKYNRFEKRHRNMSVHLSPCFRDVEQGDIVTIGECRPLSKTVRFNVLKVSKGKGSKKSFKKF, from the exons ATGGCGGATCAG ACCGAACGCTCATTTCAAAAGCAACCGACTGTCTTCTTGAACCGTAAGAAAGGCATCGGTGTGAAAAGGAGCCGAAAACCACTGAGATACCACAAAGACGTGGGCCTCGGTTTCAAAACACCGAGAGAG GCGATTGAAGGTACATACATTGACAAGAAGTGCCCTTTCACTGGTAATGTATCGATCCGTGGTCGTATCCTTACTGGAGTCGTGCAGAAAATGAAAATGCAACGGACGATTGTCATCCGTCGTGATTACTTGCACTATCTCCCAAAATACAATAGATTTGAGAAGCGTCACAGGAATATGTCAGTACATCTGTCACCGTGCTTcag AGACGTTGAGCAAGGAGACATCGTAACAATTGGAGAGTGCAGGCCACTGTCCAAGACTGTAAGATTCAACGTGCTTAAGGTTTCCAAGGGCAAGGGATCCAAGAAATCCTtcaaaaaattctaa